The window AAGTGCTCCAATTGGTGTAAGTAATATCGTTAATTTGATTGCTCTAAAAATTGTAAATATGAGCTTGTATGCACATACAGCTATGATGTTTGTTCCAGCAACTCTTGGATTACTACTTCTCGTTGTGCTCCTATTTTTAAGGTTTAAAAAAGATTTACCTAAAGTGATCCCTACTAAAGTAACCGGATTATCGCACCCTTCGTATCATCCACTCAAGCAGAGTTCCATGTATGTCACAGGAAAAGATCGTTCAAAATTTATGCGTAACATCCTATTATTTGTTTTTGCAGTTAGGATTAGCCTCTTTTTTGCTTCATTTTTTTCCATACCGGTATCAGTAATGGCGGTAATTGGTTCTCTTGTTCTTTTAGGTTGGAGATGGATGTATTTAAAAATACCACCAGGTGATATGCTGAAAAAAACACCTTGGTATATCATCATTTTCGCATTCAGTATGTACGTCATTATTTATGGATTAAATAACATCGGCTTAACAGACTGGTTGATTGGATTTATGCGTCCGTTAGTTTCAGGAAGCCTACTCCATTCCAGTGTGATGATGGGGCTGCTATTATCTGTACTCTCCAACATCTTTAATAATCACCCTGCACTTATGATTGGAACACTCACGCTCATGAATATGGATCTAGATTTACTTTCCTTAAAAGTTGCTTATTTAGCAAATGTTATTGGAAGTGACATGGGTGCACTATTAATTCCTATGGGGACGTTAGCTACACTTATGTGGATGCATATAGTTCGGCGAGGTAAAGTAAAAATTACTTGGTGGGAATATATAAAAGTCACTGCTGTAGTTATACCGCCTACAGTATTATTTACATTAGTCATGCTTTACTACTGGGTTACTTGGCTATTTTAATAAGAATTATTAGATATTGTAAGACGAATCTAGCATGTTGAATTTAGAAAAATAGCCAACTTAAGACCGAATGTATATAAAATTTATATACACTCGGTTTTTGTCATCTTAGTTAAATCAAAAACATTGCCACAATAGTCGTGACGACAAGTCCTATGAGTACAGGCAGTAGATTGCGCCGTGCAAGCTCGAATGGACTGACGTTACAAATAGCAGCAGCTGGAATTAATGCCCAGGGAATTAATGTACCGCCACCAATCCAAATCGCTGTAATTTGTCCGAGTGCCGTTAGTGTGGCCGTTCCGCCACCAATGGCATTGCCAAACAAATTACCGACAGATCCAGCCAAAGAAATGCCGGAGAAGCCAGAACCGTCTAATCCTGTAATGGCGCCAACAACAGCTAACGTCACCACAGCTACTTCCTTCGTTAACGGCACAACTGCAGCTAAGCCAACACCTAGATCGTTGACGATACCGTGTGAAGCAACAGGTAAAAAATCACCAATAATTTGCTTGAAACCAGAGTCACCTAGATAGAAGAAAGCTGCAATGGGAATCACGGGTCCGAATACTTTAAAACCAAATTGGAACCCTTGTATTAAATAACTTGTCGATTTCTCCAGGCCTTCTTTTTTATGTGCTACCAAGCACAGGACTAGTAAAATAAAGACCGCTGTTCCTCCGATTAAAGCAGTTGCATCACCGCCCTGTAGTTTTAAAACCGACATGGCAATAACATCGAGTGAAAATGCGATGGGAATGAGTATCGCAAAAAATCGTTTTTGTCCCCGTGTCAGCAAATTTTCAGCCGTCACTCGTTCTAGTCCATCAGCGGTTTCTTTAGTTTCCTTTAAATCAAGCGTTCCCCGCTTCATATCACGTCGTAATAAGAAAAAAGCGACAATCGTTGTGACCAAGCCCATCGTAATCACAAGTGGAATACTAGCAGAAACAACATCCCCGACTGGAATACCGGCAGCATCTGCAGTGAGCTTTGGTGCACCTTGTATAACAAAATCACTGGATAGCGCAATTCCATGACCAAATAAGTTCATAGCCATTGCAACGCCAAGTGCCGGAAGACCTGCACGAATCGCAACAGGCAGGAGCACTGCCCCTAACAGTGCAACAGCAGGTGATGGCCAGAAAAACCAAGAAATAATCATCATTAAAATCCCAATTGTCCAATAAGCGAGCGTCGGTGTTTTAATGATTTTTGTAAATGGCGCAACCATGACCTCATTAATACCAGATGTCATTAACACGCGACTCATAGCCACAATAATGGAAATAATGAGAATAGTCGATAGAAGCTCCGTAATCGCAAAGATAAAACTGTTAAAAACACCACTTATAGATGAAGTTAAATCGCCAGTAGCAACAATGGCAAGCACAAAGAT of the Lysinibacillus fusiformis genome contains:
- a CDS encoding arsenic transporter, producing the protein MAWITIIAFLVTLVFILWRPRGINEAIPASIGAIVVLISGSVSLTELGTIMQTISGAAITIMATIVMAIVLESFGFFNWVAEKLAEKAKGSGIRLFWYVNLLCFLMTLFFNNDGSILITTPILVMLLNNMDLKNHQKIPYLLSGGLIATASSAPIGVSNIVNLIALKIVNMSLYAHTAMMFVPATLGLLLLVVLLFLRFKKDLPKVIPTKVTGLSHPSYHPLKQSSMYVTGKDRSKFMRNILLFVFAVRISLFFASFFSIPVSVMAVIGSLVLLGWRWMYLKIPPGDMLKKTPWYIIIFAFSMYVIIYGLNNIGLTDWLIGFMRPLVSGSLLHSSVMMGLLLSVLSNIFNNHPALMIGTLTLMNMDLDLLSLKVAYLANVIGSDMGALLIPMGTLATLMWMHIVRRGKVKITWWEYIKVTAVVIPPTVLFTLVMLYYWVTWLF